GGActcgtgccccgaaacgttatatttagcgtcacggtacgtaaaactcttcattcATTCAAACGTGCGATCAGTCGAACGCTCGCCGTTCAAGGTGTAATAAtactgtactatatatatacccaaAATACGTATTTACGTGTAACCTGAGGTCATGccataataataaaaaatggttagtactttcaatgttttctcaaataaatTTTCTAAGAACCATATATAGATTTATACagttaaattaaaagtaatgaaTGAATTTATACCTTCTTTCCACGTGCGAgatccattttgattataacgtAAACAAACTCGGAAATTCTAAATAGCAGATAACATTTGCaaactaaaactaaaaaaaacactgcactcacctgacaagtgttcattgaagtaatattatCTCAACTAGATccccaaaatatgtcaaaaacgagctaataaaacacttcaatatacattaGATATTACACGCACATGTACACGTGTGTGCCTTCGGTAGTTTCATATGGAAGCGTCACTTGTTCGGGACAGGTGGTCACGTGCACGTGGCCAGTCGAGTACATCGGGTACGATagtatacgtggagatatgtggacggattattattaggatttctattcatttgtgtggaaagttaaatttgtgaaacatctaaatgacagcttagaaGAGTTGACGTTTGCTTGCTAAAGCAAGCCCTacacatatttacaggtaaggggttttgtttatgtattagtAGGTGATACACGGTAGACAACTTCTAGGTGTTTATGTACATGACTGaacgcacgtgtgtcgattcacgcgctttatataggggtcggtaggCGTCACGTATCCAAGcagatttcaaacaaaaatggcgtccgtccgtccatagAAACGCAAGGGGCTGTCTCAGAaacaaaattggaaaaaaaaacttcatttttttttttataatctcaaatgtacatttttagctcacctggcccgaagggccggtgagcttatgtcatggcgcgtcgtccgtcgtccgtcgtccgtcgtccgtccgtccgtcgtcgtccgtccgtccgtccgtcaacatttcctataaatcgctacttgtcctagagttctgcatggattgtaaccaaatttggccacaaacatccttgggggaaggggaacagaacttgtataaattttggctctgaccccccgggggcaggaggggcggggcccaataggggaaatagaggtaaatcctttaaatcgctacttgtcatagagttctgaatgaaatgtaaccaaatttggccacaaacatccttgggggaaggggaacagaacttgtataaattttggctctgatccccgggggcaggaggggcggggcccaataggggaaatagaggtaaatcctttaaatcgctacttgtcctagagtttggcatggaatgtaaccaaaatcagccacaaacatccttgggggaaggggaacagtacttgtataaattttggctctgatcacccaggggcagaaggggcggggcccaataggggaaatagaggtaaatcctttaaatcgctactagtcatagagttgtgaatggaatgtacccaaatttggccacaaacatccttgggggaaggggaacagaacttgtataaattttggctctggcccccccgggggcaggaggggcagggcccaataggggaaatagaggtaatcctttaaatcgctactagtcacagagttccgcatggaatgtaaccaaatatggccagaaatatccttgggagaataagaactgagtttgtataaattttggctctggtcccggggggcaggaggggtggggcccaataggggaaatagaggtaaattctttaaatcgctactagtcatagagttctgtatggattgtaaccaaatttggccacaaacatccttgggggaaggggaacagaacttgtataagttttggctctggctccccaggggcaggacgggtggggcccaataggggaaatagaggtaaatcctataaattgctacttgtcctagagttttgcttggatttgaccaaatttggccacaaacatccttgggggaaggggaacagaacttgtataaattttggctctgaccccctgggggcaggaggggtggggcctaataggggatttagaggttaatattaaaattccttcagaaaagaaacaatgaacctgtattcagaacattacttggcattacaaaccaggtgagcgatacaggccctctgggcctcttgtttaacttgcattgtcagctttaagtaaCCATCTCACGTGGATATGTGCAAATAACGATTGAAAGTGAAATTATACTTGACGATTATTTGGTATGACAAAACCACAGCTGGTGAACAGTTCAAATCGTCTTTCGTCTCGTCGGTATATAGATATTTGCCTCTGTCCGAAAATACTGACGGTGTCGCGAAACTTCAGAtgtttgtttatcatgtttGTGTGTTGCATTTGAGACCGATCGGGGAACATCATGCCGGAATTTACATTAGTAATATTGTACTGAAATATCTTTTACATTGACAgatgttttattgatattatattatGCTAAATAGATTGTCAAATGCTATCTAATGTTCGAAAGAAAAGAAAGGAGAGATAGTCAGATGTTGGTCACTAAATGTACTAAAGGTAAAAAAGTTATTTCTTATCTGAATATCCAAAATTGTTTTCTACAAAATCATAGTTTGCGTTATTTTATGGTTCACTAAATATGGCAGTCAACTCAGACTCTTCATTAAAATTAACTTAGAGATAAAAAAAAGGGTTTCCTAGCATCACAGTGTAGAACGATCATAACCAGTCTCTACTTCTTGGTGAcaaccatctgtcagaaattgTTCGTCCGTAGTTCAGACCTACACAAACTTTTCACAAGATTTTTTCAAGAAACTGCGAATGAGAGAGAGGCGCATTAATTACAACGAAATAAGTCGGTGTGCTTCATCAATTATTCAATtccaaaaataatcaaaacggaaataacaattatgataaaaaatattacgtAGAATTACTCAAATATGTGTGTGTGTCAAATAATTATGATAGAAAAGGAGTATTTCCACAAAACGACAGAGTCTAGGCTAGTGTTGTACAGACACAGCACTATTGGGAAATTTTGTAGTTAAGTTATCAAAGAAACATCTGTTTACGAAATCAAGGGTCGAACTGGATTTCTACAGCAAAAGAAAAAGGACTCGCTCTGCAGTCGTGAATGACAGCACTCAGATAGTCATAGCTAGTCATATAATGAAAAGTCTGAGAAAATATGATATTACGTAAGCAATACATGTTGTGTTGTTTAGGTTATAGAGGGTATACGATATATGATACGGTTAGATCAGATATATAACAGCATTTATTGCTtcgtatatatacatgacaacATGCCTTGACCTATCAAAACGCTATCTAAGCGTTAGTTAGCCGGACGGACGTCTGTGCCGAGATGCACCTGTTTGACGGACATAGCATCTGTCTGAGATTTCATGGGGTTAATCTAGCAAgtcattttttatgaaaattggtTGCGAACATTTAACGGTTTGaaacctacgggtgtaatactggtgtATCTCGTTTAATAAGCTCATGTCGGCAGTTGCTGGCTAACTATGCTATATTATCTCATGACGTCACTGCGGaaacaaaataacttttttgGTGTAAAAAATAACGTTATTTGAACAATAGGTGGTTTTATTATAAAGGACATAACAACATTTTTTTGCTTAAAACATAACGCAGTTTTCATTTATAAAGAATTGACCTGCAGTCGCGGTTTTCTTCGAACtctttgtaaaattgtattataaCCAAAATGCATGAATGTAAAAAACTCTTTTATGTgtatatgaaggatatggatatttttacttcgggatcacaaaatgtttttacaccctcggcaagcctcggttttTGTACCATTTTTTAAAACTCAAGTAGAATATCCCCATCCTGCATATCCGCATATGAATTATAATACGAAACTCAATTGGGCATAGTCCGGACCATGTGATCAGTTCGAAGAGTATAGGGTATTGGAGGAATGCGAATTCGAGAAAAAGGAGTTATACTGTATCACAAGACATTAAACTCAAGACTTCTTACATGTAAAAGTTGACTCCGGATAGTTGGTCATCACTAAAATGTGTTGTTGATTGGCGAAGACACAATACATTTAACATGATTGTAAACCTTATCCTTTGTTTGAAGCTTTCTCACCATCCACACGTCATTGTTTAAACACAAATTTTCGCATATTCCATACAATCCCCAATCAGCGGTTCACTTCTGGTTTCGATTGTTTGTTCTACGCCATACCGGAAGTAACAAGTGCCCCGTACGGTCCATACCGCAGTTGTCTCCCCATCTAAGAGATGAAAATCTTTTATCATTCGTCCGTCTTCGGACGATGACCACTTGTCAACTATCTGAGCGATATATCCACTCACAGTATGAAtagtttcttttcttttttggTCTTTGATGTCAACCACCATGATACCATTCAGAACAATTTTGGACTCAAATGTTCCGATAAACTCTCTTTCTTCCACTTTCATTTCTGCAATGACTTTTGTGTGTTTGGGAACAAGTACACTGCTATCAGAGTTCCATGTCAGTGtgtgggttttattagtttcaGTATTGCGGCCGAGAGATAGCTCAGAATGAATGCCCAGTGTTGTATTTGCCACTCGGGGAACTCCTAGCTGAACTCCCAAATTAGTCCCTAATTTGAATCCATTTGTCATGATGATCTTCTCGATAACCTGAGTTGATCTCTCACATTTGAAAGCGTGTTTCTGCTCCCAATCTGTATAGttattaaatgttgttttgagCACTGTTTGACTCAATGTTTTAGGCACCTCCGTATTTGTAT
The DNA window shown above is from Argopecten irradians isolate NY chromosome 8, Ai_NY, whole genome shotgun sequence and carries:
- the LOC138328804 gene encoding uncharacterized protein, with the translated sequence MDAECITHLDEIVESWARKELKLDAKGIGVLAKRVKTAGLLTCVPRRGKLSFNTQGETEFRPSSNDTNTEVPKTLSQTVLKTTFNNYTDWEQKHAFKCERSTQVIEKIIMTNGFKLGTNLGVQLGVPRVANTTLGIHSELSLGRNTETNKTHTLTWNSDSSVLVPKHTKVIAEMKVEEREFIGTFESKIVLNGIMVVDIKDQKRKETIHTVSGYIAQIVDKWSSSEDGRMIKDFHLLDGETTAVWTVRGTCYFRYGVEQTIETRSEPLIGDCMEYAKICV